CTCCTTGGCACCCCTGTTACCCTAAGACCAGCACCCTGGGAGGGCTGTACTTTCCAAGCCCTAGAATGAAACAGGGTCTGACAGGCACACAGATACTTCTGGGCCAGCAGGATGGGCCTGAGCCCTGAAATCATTTATCATCTATAAAACCCATCACCAACttgctcatttattcactcagctacccatccattcattcaacaaaaagacTGAGTCCCTAGCATGGTCCAGAtagttctaggtgctggagatacagtgATGAGCAAAGCCGGCAAGTCCCTGCTGCCAATGGGGGGCTGATATCCCATTGTGAGGGAACGCATGAGACTCTAACAGATCTATCCTGAAGGAAGTGGCTGGAGGCTCTGCAGGCTCCCGCACCCCTCTCCCGCACCCCTCTCCCGCATCCCTCTCCCGCACCCCTCTCCCGCATCCCTCTCCCGCACCCCTCTCCCGCATCCCTCTCCCGCACCCCTCTCCCGCACCCCTCTCCCGCATCCCTCTCCCGCACCCCTCTCCCGCACCCCTCTCCCGCATGCCTCTGCCCACCCAGGGAGGGAGGAAACGAAGCGAGGACAGACGGGATTCTCACACTTTGTGGTGTGAGCTCATGCACACAGCCCCTCCTAGAGCTTTGGTTTTCCAATCTGTCAATCTGGGCATAATCTGCATTGGGAAGGGTGGCTGAGGCTGGACCGAGGGAGCAAGTATAGTGCCCTGCATGGGAAGGGAAGGCCATGATACATACCAGCTGCCATGTCCGTAGCGGGTTAGGAACGGGGGCCCCTGAAGGCGGAAAGGCCTCCTGAAGTGTCCCCCTCTGGCCTCAGGCTATGGCAACCTGAGCCCCCGCACGATGGGCGCCCGCCTCTTCTGCGTCCTCTTTGCTCTCGTGGGGATCCCGCTCAACCTCGTGGTGCTCAGCCGACTGGGGCATCTCATGCAGCACGGGGTGCACAGCTGCGCCCGCATGCTGGGGGGCACCTGGAAGGTGAGGGGGCTGCAGGAACAGGGGCGAAGGACGGGTCACTTCTAGAATGGGGGGCTGTGGAGGGAATCGGGGCCATGGATGGCCAGGTTGTCACTACCCGGAGGGAGAGTCTCTGGTAGAAAATGATGACCGTGGTGGGTGAAAGGGTTCATTGGTGGGAGCAAGGGGTCCTTCCGGGAATCGGGGTTACTGGTGGGAGTGTGGTGGGGTTGGGGTCACTGCCCAGAACAGGGGTCTTCAGTAATAAAGGGGCATCAGTGGGGAGACACAGTGGGACCTGGACCTAGCCAAGGCCTTGTCCAGGAGCCTGGAGAACTCACGCCAGGTGGAGAGGCCCCAGAGGCAGCCCCCTTCTTACGAGGGTGGCGCTCACCCTGCCGTCGGCTCGGTACCCCCCAGGCTGTCTGCCCCCGGCCCCATGCGCTGAGCAGAGGCCTCATGGGGGCTGGGCGCTGCGTGCACCCTCAGGACCCGGCCAAGGCCCGGTGGCTGGTGGGCTCCAGCGCTCTCCTGTCCGGCCTCCTGCTTTTCCTGCTGCTGCCCCCGCTGCTCTTCTCCCACGTGGAGGGCTGGAGCTACGTGGAGGGCTTCTACTTCTCCTTCATCACCCTCAGCACCGTGGGCTTCGGCGACTACGTGATTGGTGAGAACCCCCAGCGGGAGGCGGGAGGAGCGCCCTCCACCCGTCTGCCCGTAGTCCGCGTCCCTGGGCACCTGCTGCATGCCAGGCCCTGTAGGGGTTTGCGGGCCCAAAGTCCAGAGGACACGGGCTTTGGCAGGTTCAACTTGCCTTTGTGGTGTGATAGGGCTAAGGTCACCCAGCTAAAACTGGAGTTTGAACCCTGTGCCTCAGGCTGTAAGCCACACTTATGGCCATCCTGAAAAGCCTGAGAATTCCACAGGCTCACCTATTAGTCTTAAAGCTCATCAGATAAAGGGGGGCCCTGAGTTCTCTCCCCCGTCCATCATTGTCCCAGGGTCTCTCCCCCCCCACTTCACCCCGCCCCACGAAATGCCCCTGGGTTCAGGGCCACGAAGCCCACATCACAGCCCAGGGGGTCTGGCAGGAGAGTCTGGGAGAATCAGAAAATCCCAGCCTCCCCTAACCCCCAAACAATTGGACTCCAAACTCTGTCAGTAAGAAAGGGCTGTGTGGTCCAGAGGGTCCAAGGTGGGGTTTAATCAGTGGTCATCACCCATCGTCGGCAAGTCAAGGGCCCCCGGAAGCGACTGTCCTTGCATAAAAAAGCTAAGGCAGTTGCCCAGCAGGTGGCAGCAGAGGGACATTCTGCGGGGCGCAGGGGTGGCTGGACCCCCAGCTCAGCCCCATCCCCCTTCACTCCCCGCCCCTAAAAGGGTCACCAAATGAGCAGTGGCCACTGGCACCACCACACTGGCCTCAAGGGGCTCTGTGCCCTCCTTCAGATCTCTGGCCCTAAAGTGAGGAGGAGGTCCTGCCCTTCTGCTCTCCTTCAGAAACAATCAGAACCCAGCCTGGAATATTGAAATGAGGTCCTACCAAAGTAACAAACAGCTAGCCCATTAAGCAACCGAGAGTGATGATTGTTACCGCATTTTACTGAGGAGGAagatgaagctcagagaggccaagATGTTTGCCTGAGATTGCACAGCTAGTAGGATATGACTTCTGATCTGACTCCAGAACTCTTAACCCTTTCCAGACAGCCTCACAtatcccctctctgggcctcagtgttcctgtctataaaatgaggggcTGGGCTAGGTGATGTCTAAGACTCCTCAGTGTTTTCTGGCCTGTGTGCAAAGTCCCCTTCCCTAAacctctccttccccaggaagCAAGGTCCGGTGTCAGGGGCATCATGCTGCCCCTTCCTGATATCCTCTATCTTGGAAGGGAGGCTGTTGCTCTGGAAGAGAATCTTTGAGACAGTTTCCTCCAAGTGGGTCAAGTGGGTCATGCTATCACTCCTACCCTCAGAGAGGAGAGATGTATCTGAGGAGAGCTGAGCCCACCGTCCCCAAGGGCCGCATCTGCCCCCCTCAGAGCTCAGAGAATGAGTTTTGGATATGTCCTCTCCTCTCTGTTCCCACTGCCATTTCCCTAGTCTAGGCAGGGCTGTTGCATATGGCTGGTTGTGCAGGTTGGGCACTGCACAACCCTAACGGGTTGCTATTCACACAGAACACGATGAGGATGGCACCCATGGACTGGTACAGCCTCTGTCCTTGTCCTCCCTTGGCTCttattacctttaaaaatgaCAAGTGCTATCATGTCACCTGCCCAGATCCTCTGAAAACCTTCAGTGCTTTCCTGCAACAGCTGCCCCCCTCCACTGACTGCCCTCCACCTTACCCCAGGGCTCAAAGGATGAAACTCAGGATGTGCCCCCAGTGATTGTCCTAAACCCACAAGTCCTTGTTCGCTGAGGGTGCCCAGTGCAAGGAGGCgggaggagaagagggaatgGGACCCCCAACTGCAGTCTCTTTGTGCCCACGGATCACTAGGGCTCCCAAAGTTTGGTCCTAGATGGGAATAGCTGACAGCAGGCTCCCCTAGAAGCTTGCCTGGAGGAACCTTTATGGGGTTACTGAGGACACTCTGTGAGGATGTCCAGAGGCCCCACAGCCCCCTGAGggaaggcagggcagggggaggagggggcaggcctCTCTAGACATGGGCAACCTGGAAATGTGAGGCAAGGCCTCTGCCACcaccgggggggcggggggcaggggcggCAGAGACATCCACACAGCTGCAGGAGTGAGGAGGGCTGATCAGGGTCCCTCTACCCTGTGAGCCACCCTGTGGGGATTggcagggcagggaggctggTGTATGAGGCGCAGGGCCCCCAGAGTCCCCTTCCACCAAAACTCTGACTGAGAAGGCCTGGTATGAACCCACGAGGGCCCTTTAAGTCCAGAGGGACTGCTGGGCAGCCCACTCCCACCGAGTAGCAACAGGCAGAACTGTCCCCTTCACCACATCTCCAGAGATGTGCTACTCACACTTTTCCCTCTGCAGCCATCTCAGTGTCTCATGACAAGTGACCACACGTACCCTCACTTGCCCTCTGTAAATCACACAGCCCTGGGTTGAGGCTGTTATGGCTGGGCTGGTCGGAAGAGTATTTCATGGTCGCCCATGTCCAGTGTAGAAGGGGAGAGCTCAGagtggagagggaggcagggcccGGTCACATAGAGGGCCTCACAGGCCGAGTCACGGATTTTGGACTCTGTCCTAAGACTAAAGGAAAGCACTTATGGTTTTCAGAGGAGCTGGGCAGGTGACATGATAATACTTGTCATTTTTAAAGATCATAAGAGTTAAGGGGGGACAAGGACAGAGGTTGGAACAGTCCCTGGGTGCCATCCTCATGATGCTCTGTGTGAATGGCAACCATTTAGGGTTGTGCAGTGCCCAACCTGTACAACCAGGCCCCGACTGCTTCATCTACagacccagagaggggaaagAAGTTGATTAAGGTCATAGAGCAGGCAAGCCAAGGACAGATCTAGGATAGACTCCCAAGCCAGGGATCCTCATACACATATGTTCTAGAATCTTCCGTAGCTCAGAGGGGACAACCCACCCTCACTTCTTCCCCATGTCTCTCAGCCTTCCTTGTCCTCCAGGGATAGGGCAAAACCCCTTTCTTGGATGGGAATGCCGAGGTCCACCACCTGGACTCTGGGCGTCCACTGTCCTGTGTCAGCAGCCACAGGGCGTGTTGTCTTCACAGTCGCTCCTCTTGGCCCCAACGCCGTGACCAGGACAGCTCCCAGGTCCCAGCCGCATGCTCCTCCCTAGCCCCACAGCCTCCGCTTCCCCCAATTGCATTTGCAATTCCGTTGAGCGCCTTGCCAGCTGCCAGGTCTCCTGCCACTTATGATTTCggctaaaaaaaatgaaataagagggGAGAAGAACACCTCCTCCCCTCCGTTGCCAGGAGCAAGTCGAGCTGACAGGCAGCCAGGGCAGAGAGCTGGCTCACGGCTGATCTCATTTGGGACCGCCAGCGGAATGGTGGCCGTGTAACCCAATCAGCCTAATCCAATCCCAGCTCCTGCCAGGCGGTGATGTCGGGCCCAGGGCTGTGGGCTCATCCCCGAGCTGGGGCCCAGGAGAGGGGCTCAGGCCGGGGAAGACAGGGAAAAGAGGTTGTGTTGGGGCCAGCAGGGCAGGATAGGGGGTGGACAGAGGTGTGGGTGGTACAGGGAGTTGAGACAGAAGACGATGTCAAGGAAATAAGAGGCCAGATCTCTGCCCTTTGAACAATCCTGATCTGATAAGATAGACCCTCCAGCACAGAGGGAAGAACTAAGTGATGCAGTAGGCTCTTGACACAGCTTCTCTAAGCCTCCATCCGTCCCCTCCCTCACTCATTCCTTATCCAGTCCTGCCTGTGTTGGGGCACAGTGTGGGGATCCAAAGGCGAGGAAAGCAATCACCTGACTATAAGTCTTACATGCCAGGCACCATCCTGCGTACTTTATGATATGAACCCATATGATAGTCGCAACAGTCCTAGAAGGTGGACGCTCTtcttgtctccattttatagatgaggaagctgaggcccagagagggtaagtaacatACAGACTGTGGGAGACAGGGGCCCAGTCTAGTCTCTGAGGAGTAAAgtctgagctgagatctgaagggtgAGGAAATGAAGAGCGTTCTGAGCTGAGAggacagcaagtacaaaggctcAGGGGCAGGAAAGATGATAGATGGAGAAATGAGGGAAAGACCAGGGTGACTAGAGCACAGCACTCAAGGGGGAGAGGCATGCAAAGCGAGGCTGGAGAAGCAGATGGAGGGCATTGGGATGAGAATGTAGGATGAGAATCTTCTTCCTAAAGCTCCTGGAAAGCTCCCTTCCTTCAGACATgagaaaaccaaacacaaaaacaGGCCAACCACAGAGCAGGCATTAGATCTCTTGGAGGGTTTgtcaaaacacagattgctgggcccacccccagagtttctgattcagtaggtctggagtggaaTCCAGTCATTCACATTTTTCACAAACTCTCAGGGGATGCTGATACTGCTGGACCCCACTTTGAGGACCACTGGGATAGAGCACAGAGTCCTtcagaaagacaaagaggaaTTTTAGCTTCTAAACCCTAGGAGTTAATCCAGGGAGGCTTCCTAGAATCCAAGGGAGGTGACCACAAGACCAGCAATCTCAACCCGGTCTGGACTTCCCACATTCTGCTCAGACACATCAAGTCAtgtatgtctgtttctgttttgggaACATGGCCCTGACTTTCCCAGGTCTCTGTCCTCTGACCTTGCTTCTCCCCCAGGGATGAACCCCTCCCGGAATTACCCTCTGTGGTACAAGAACACAGTGTCTCTGTGGATCCTCTTTGGGATGGCATGGCTGGCCTTGATCATCAAACTGATCCTCTCCCTGCTGGAGGCTCCACGAGGATCGTATCCCTGCTACTGCCACAGCTCTAAGGGGAACTTCAAGCCCCGAAGCTGGAGGCAGGGCCTGGATGGGGAGGCAGAGCCCCACTCCTCACAGCCAGGCTGCTATCTGAAGGGACCTGTAATCATGAATCTCCCAGAACCCTCTGTTCAAGTCTCATGCTCTGGAAAGGACAGCTAGCTATATTCTATTTGTTCCACCTTCTTCTTCAGCAGCAAGATCCCTGATTTTAAGCTTGGCATAAGACCACCCAGACTAAAATCTACATTTTTTGGTCTTCCTTTAAAGCTAGGTGCAGCTATATGATTAAATTTTGCCCAACAGGATACACAGAGAAgtattctgtgtgacttattaCGGATGTGACTTTCAGTGTGTGTGGGATGCTCCTCTTTACCACGTCCTTCTTCTAGCTGGCTGCAATGCTGATACGGTGGCTGGAGCTCTGGCAGCCATGTTGCACCATAAGGTAGAGGCCATGTTTGAGATTGGTGACACAATAAGGTAGAAAGAGCCTGGATTCCTGATGTTTGCAGAGCCACCATAACAAACCTGGACTGAATACCACCAGACTTCATTTAtgtaagagagaaataaatgttgatCTTATTTAAAACACTATTAATTGGGTTTTTCTGTCACTCATAACCAAATCTAATTCCAATTCCGGATGACACACGCACCAGAGACAAAGGCAGCTTCTGAGACTGGAGTATACATAAAGAGATATCACTCCCTCCCCAGGTGAGTTTGCCCAGGACTGGTGGAGGGAACGGATTGAGGGTCGCACTGCAGGCCCCCACAACCCCAGAGACCTTCCAGGTAAACTCACTAAAGATTTGCTGATAACTCTCAAGGTTGATACAGCCAGCAGGCAGCTGGTCCCAGTTTGGCTGCTAAATTCTTGCTCTATCACTCACTCACACCACAGAAAAGCCCAGGACAGGCCAGTGGGCTCCTCCTGCCTCAACATGCTCCACTGCATTTGAATGCTCCAACCACAGTTTGCAAAGCCAGGTAGGGTTTGCAGGGGTCACTTCTGTTTGCAGAGCATCTCACCCTAAGCATTTCTGTCTCTCACTCAGGGTTGCCACTAAAGCAGCACATAGCTGTGTGGTCCCCACCTCACCCAGGAACCCAAGCCCAGCCAGGAGGCCCTGGCAGTACCAGACAGCACCTACAGATCACCTGGGGCAGCTGGGTTCTTGGCCTCAGTGGGCATCTGCAACTCTGCTCCCCTCTACCATCCTATAGGTAGCATCACAGGGACCTGGGAGGGGCTCCATGTGGCCCCTCCCTGTGACGAACCCCTCAGCCTCAGGGCCCTCCTGGAACTGCGTCTGGGGCAGCCTCTTGgccagggaagaaggaagggctgTTACACCATCCAGCTTGTGCCAACTGGCCTGGGCCAAAGTGGACCAAGGCCAGACCCAGGAGCAAACACCAGCGAGTAAACAGCAGGGTCCAtgcccacttcttttttttttttttttttttttaatattttacatttttaggaCCTATCAAGTAGCCACCATttactcaattattattattatcttttcaattaattaattaattatttattttttttttttggctgtgttgggtcttcgtttttctgtgcgagggctttctctagttgcggcgagcgggggccactcttcatcgcggtgcgcgggcctctcactatcgcggcctctcccgttgcggagcacaggctccagacgcgcaggctcagtagctgtggctcacgggcccagttgctccgcggcatgtgggatcctcccagaccagggctcgaacccgtgtcccctgcattggcaggcagattctcaaccagtgcgccaccagggaagccccccatgccCACTTCTTAAGGCCCACAGGCTGGGCAGAGGAAAGTGGAGGTGAGGAAGAGATTGCTGGAGGTCTGGAAGTGGCATCCCTTGTATTGATACTTAGCACACTCCAGAAGGAGGACCTAGCAATTCAAaactgggagagagggagagactggaGTGCTGGGTTGGCCTCTGTGGTCCCAACTCTGTCTTGCCTTGAACCCCTTTCTCCTCACGCCTAGCCTCTCTAGACAgagtccccctctccccaccaagcCCTTCACCGGTGCACACTCCTGCCCCTGCTCGGAATGCCTGCCCCAGAGGGAACTTACAACCTGTGGTGCTGGGGGCGGAGCAGAAGAAGGCTTCTTGATTGGCCAGTTCCTTACAGACGTCTGCTCCACAGCCAATGAGAAGAGTCGCTGGAACTCTAAGTACAGATCCGGAAGTGGGGAGGGGTAGTGGGGAGGGGACACAGGTGAACAGTGAGGGGTTGTAGAGTGGCGGGAGAAATAGAGTAACGAAGTCGGGATCTGGGAAAGGCACGAGAACAGAAAAGGCGACCTTAGGACAGAAATCATAGAGCAGAACGGGCAGCGAGGTCTTTCCCACGTGGAGCGATGATGCCACAATAGGGTCAGCCAGAGAGCTGTGCTCAGTGTGCCGGTAAGGAACCAAGTCATTCATTTCCTCACACAGCCTGGGCCTCCAAGtcctggaggaggaaggaaaggggccCCTCAGAGCAGTATACTGTGGTTGTAAAGGGCGCGAGTTTAgagccagcctgcctggctcACCCACCAGCCCTGTGATCCTGGACAAACCACTTAAAGTTTCTTTgcatcagttttctcctctgaaaaatggagataagagCAGAGCTGATCTCCCGGGATTAAACGAGTGACTGTGCAAAGTACCAGAAGAATGTGCGTCAGCCCAGAGGAAGCATGATGTGCATGTCAGCTGCTGGCGGTCCATGGCAGGCCCAGTGGCCGGGGCAGGAGGCGGACACTGTGCAGGCCGCCAGCCAGGTGACAGGCAGCGCCTCTGATGACCCCTctcggggctgggggctggccagGCGGGCTGGGCTGAGCAAGTGGTGATGCAGGATGGAGCCCTGCCCTTGGGGGCTCCCAGGCTGATGCTATAGTGCTGCTGGCCGGGATGAGGGGCCTGGACCCGCATGAGTCACAGGGGAACCTCCTAGCAGAGGCCAGGAAGTGTGTGCTGAGCGTGCAAGTGCAGGGCCAGGGGACCACAATGCGGAGGGGCAGGCAGACCCCTCACACCAGccagctgctgcctctgccttccctcctggATGGGCTCTGTGGCTCCAGCACAGCCGGGACAAGATCAGACCCAATGTCAAACAGTGGTTCCCTTTAAAACAGTGGCATCTTTTATGATCATTATCATTTCCTAACATTTATTCTGTGCTTAGTAAGCATCAGATGCTATTCTAAGCTCTTGGTCATTTTCTTCTCCCATCAACTCTGTGAGAAAGGAGCTATTTATTTAATGCtgttttaaaatggggaaaatgagatCTTCGATGGATGTTAAGACCAGAGGTAGCCACAGGTCCCCGTGCGTGGGTAATCTTAACTTTTGCTGCCAGTCTTCTGGGAGGTAATGAGGGCCTGGCCTGGGGGTCATCTGTAGAAGAAGAGGTTGGCTTCAGGGAGTCTGAGCCTTACTACTTCTACACCCTCAGCTTTCGTCTGGATTGTTCTAATTAACCACATTTCAGGGAGGGCAGTTCCTCCTGGCCCGACCCGTCTCCTGGGGCTGTCTTAAGAGTTTGGATCCAAGagatctctctcctctctctctttcagacacacacacacacacacacacacacacaagttcacCAGGCCCCTGCCCCTACCCTCACGGCCCATCTGATGCTGAAGGCCCGGCTGGGGGAAGGATGTCCATTCATTTTAGGAGCCAGGACAGAGAAGGGCTCGACTCAGTGGGAGCTGGAGGATGCCTCAGTCTGGGCCAAGAGCTATGCTGAGACTCCCTCATTCCCAATTCCCCTCGGACCTTACCACACCAGGTTCCACCCCGGGCTCCAGGCCTGGAGAGCACTGAGCTGAAGTCGGCCCCACTGAccgcccctcccaccctccccaaagcccccacACTGCTGGCCCCAAGACCTCCCAGCCCACagatccacccacccacccacagggCTGGTCCTGGGCCTCCCGCCCCAGGCCATCCCACCCACCATGTATATACGGTGCTGGTCCCTGGGCCTCTGACCTCACCgaccctccttctccctcccgcAATACACATTGCAGAACTCCCTTATCTCCTGTCTCTCCTTTGCCTTTTGCTGGGAGAAACTCATCTCACTTAAAATTGTTCTTTGGAGCCAAGAAGACAGCCACCCTTCCTTCCCCCGAGGCCTTCTCAGCTCATCCCTAGGGTCTTTGCCCAAGATTACCAGCACCGACTTCCACTCCAATCAAAAAATCTCTCCCAAGCCTTCTGGGACCCATTGGAGCTCACAGCCTGCAGGCAGGAACAGCAGCTGGAGCTGGCTGTGGCTCTTGTAGGGCACCAGGGATGCTCCCCtcaccccgcccaccccccagCACATTCTCCAGAAGTACGAAAACAACACTGTGCGAACTGGCTCCCCTCCAGCCACTGACCCAGCCTCCTGCCCTCTGTCTGGCCCTGGGGGTAGGATCCTGTTCAGCCTTTGCCCACATTCCAACCTTTTCACATCTTTTCAGACCAACTTTTATTATACCTCATGTAATCCTTCCCTGGACTCGGGCAGATGTGAGTCTCTACCCTGACTCTATCGCTTGCTGTACGATGTTTGAGAAGTCACATAACCTCGagcctgagcctcagtcttcccatccTTAAAATGGAAATCCTGATACCAACCTCAGGAATGTTTTGAAGAATGTGAGGAAATGAGTAATGGATGAGAAAGCGCCCATGTTGTATCTAGCACAGTATAGGGCTCAGAAATATTTGTTTCCcctgctttctcttcttcttggactgaagCCTCTGCCCCTCCACCCTCTTTCATCTGGCAGTTGATGAAGCCCTTCCGCGCCCCTTCTTCCCAGAGGACCTCCTGGACCTGCCTGCCCTTTGGCCCCTCCAGTGGACTTGGGAGGGGCAGGAAATAAGGAGGGGATGGAGGGAATAAATTTGCCAAAGTTCTGGGAAGCAAGGACACAGATTGTAAAATGAGAG
Above is a genomic segment from Eubalaena glacialis isolate mEubGla1 chromosome 7, mEubGla1.1.hap2.+ XY, whole genome shotgun sequence containing:
- the KCNK17 gene encoding potassium channel subfamily K member 17, with translation MAPGFGLPASLAECRRRAREAPEGRVWGCAMPGTLLLLLAYLTYLALGAGVFWLLESPAAHDSSERFQHDKWALLRNFTCLDGPALDSLIRGVIQAYQNGDIVLDNTTSMGRWEFVGSFFFSVSTITTIGYGNLSPRTMGARLFCVLFALVGIPLNLVVLSRLGHLMQHGVHSCARMLGGTWKDPAKARWLVGSSALLSGLLLFLLLPPLLFSHVEGWSYVEGFYFSFITLSTVGFGDYVIGMNPSRNYPLWYKNTVSLWILFGMAWLALIIKLILSLLEAPRGSYPCYCHSSKGNFKPRSWRQGLDGEAEPHSSQPGCYLKGPVIMNLPEPSVQVSCSGKDS